Proteins from a genomic interval of Flammeovirgaceae bacterium SG7u.111:
- a CDS encoding MFS transporter, translating into MKSFYTLQFWLLCLSSFLFFSSFNMLIPELPNYLTSLGGEDYKGLIISLFTVTAGLSRPFSGKLTDTVGRIPIMIYGVIVCIVCGFLYPILTTVVGFLFLRFVHGMSTGFKPTATSAYVADLVPFNKRGEAMGIMGLFGSIGMAAGPAIGSAIALHYSLNTVFYASSFMAFLSVLVLAGMKETLKEKQKFSFGLLKISPKEVLEPNVFVPSILMMCSVFSFGVVLTISPDFSEALGLANKGLFYTTFTLASVLIRVLAGKVSDKYGRYVVMKVSLALLCISMIYLGWATTVFHFIGASILYGISVGMNSPTLFAWTVDLSDERFRGRGIATMFISLEIGIGAGALLSGFVYGNNSDNIAYTFWMAGAVAFVGLLFLLWKGKAKDVIPSKMMGA; encoded by the coding sequence ATGAAAAGCTTTTACACATTGCAATTTTGGTTGCTTTGCTTGAGCTCATTCCTCTTTTTCTCCAGTTTCAACATGCTCATACCCGAATTGCCAAACTACCTTACTAGCTTGGGCGGAGAGGATTACAAAGGGTTGATTATTTCATTGTTCACGGTAACAGCAGGCTTGTCTCGCCCTTTTAGCGGCAAGCTCACCGATACAGTCGGCCGTATTCCCATCATGATTTATGGTGTAATCGTCTGTATAGTTTGTGGTTTTTTGTACCCTATTCTCACTACCGTTGTTGGGTTTCTTTTTCTCCGATTTGTACATGGGATGTCGACAGGTTTTAAGCCAACGGCCACTTCGGCATATGTTGCTGATTTGGTTCCTTTCAATAAAAGGGGAGAGGCAATGGGAATTATGGGGCTTTTTGGAAGTATAGGGATGGCAGCAGGACCGGCAATTGGAAGCGCTATTGCACTTCACTACTCGTTGAACACTGTTTTTTATGCATCGTCCTTTATGGCATTCCTCTCTGTTTTAGTTTTGGCAGGAATGAAAGAGACGCTAAAAGAGAAGCAAAAATTCAGCTTTGGCTTGTTAAAGATTTCACCAAAAGAGGTACTTGAGCCAAATGTATTTGTTCCATCAATATTGATGATGTGCTCAGTGTTTTCTTTTGGCGTGGTACTTACTATCTCTCCCGATTTTAGTGAGGCTTTGGGGTTGGCAAATAAAGGTTTGTTTTACACTACCTTTACCCTCGCATCTGTTTTGATAAGAGTGTTAGCCGGAAAGGTGTCTGATAAATATGGGAGATATGTAGTGATGAAAGTTTCTCTTGCACTCTTGTGTATATCAATGATTTACCTTGGTTGGGCTACAACTGTTTTCCATTTTATAGGGGCGTCCATTCTTTATGGTATTTCAGTTGGCATGAATTCTCCAACCCTTTTTGCTTGGACTGTTGACTTGAGCGATGAGAGGTTCAGGGGCAGGGGAATTGCTACCATGTTCATTTCATTGGAAATAGGAATAGGAGCAGGGGCATTGCTTTCAGGGTTTGTCTATGGGAATAATTCGGATAATATCGCCTATACATTTTGGATGGCAGGAGCGGTTGCCTTTGTGGGCTTGTTGTTTTTACTTTGGAAAGGAAAAGCAAAAGACGTGATTCCTTCCAAAATGATGGGAGCTTGA
- the argG gene encoding argininosuccinate synthase — protein sequence MGKDKVVLAFSGGLDTSYCVKYLGEEKGLEVHSAIVNTGGFSAEEIVEIESRAKNLGCASHVALDKTQEYYDKCVKYLIFGNVLKNNTYPLSVSAERVFQAMAIATYAKKIGAKYIAHGSTGAGNDQVRFDLVFQIMAPEIGILTPIRDQQLSREAEVAYLASKGVDQDWAKAKYSINKGLWGTSVGGAETLSSDGVLPEDAYPTQLKKTEPETISIDFEKGEPVGVNGERLSSPLEVINKVEELAGAFAVGRDVHVGDTIIGIKGRVGFEAAAPLILIKAHHLLEKHVQTKWQQYWKEQMANWYGMMLHEGQYLDPVMRNIESFLEETQGNVTGTVNVELKPYQFNVLGVTSEYDLMSAKFGSYGEMNKAWSGEDVKGFTKIMSNQLKIYFQVNDEE from the coding sequence ATGGGAAAAGATAAAGTTGTATTGGCGTTTAGTGGTGGTTTAGATACCTCATATTGTGTAAAATACCTTGGCGAAGAAAAAGGCTTGGAAGTTCACTCGGCAATTGTGAACACAGGTGGTTTTTCGGCGGAGGAAATAGTTGAAATAGAATCAAGGGCGAAAAACTTGGGTTGCGCCTCGCATGTCGCTCTCGACAAAACTCAAGAGTATTATGACAAATGCGTGAAATACTTGATTTTTGGTAATGTACTTAAAAACAATACATATCCGCTAAGCGTGAGTGCCGAAAGGGTATTCCAAGCGATGGCGATTGCTACCTATGCTAAGAAAATTGGAGCAAAATATATTGCCCATGGCAGTACGGGTGCAGGTAACGATCAGGTTCGTTTCGATTTGGTATTTCAAATAATGGCACCCGAAATAGGGATTTTGACACCTATCAGGGATCAACAGCTTTCGCGTGAAGCGGAAGTAGCGTATTTGGCTTCCAAAGGGGTAGATCAAGATTGGGCAAAGGCAAAGTATTCCATCAACAAAGGTTTGTGGGGAACAAGTGTAGGCGGTGCTGAAACCTTGAGTTCAGATGGTGTTTTGCCCGAGGATGCGTACCCAACCCAATTGAAAAAAACTGAGCCAGAAACTATTAGTATTGACTTCGAGAAAGGGGAACCCGTAGGTGTGAACGGCGAGAGGCTGAGTTCGCCCCTAGAAGTAATAAATAAAGTAGAAGAGTTGGCGGGCGCTTTTGCCGTAGGCAGAGACGTGCACGTGGGTGACACTATTATTGGAATTAAAGGCAGGGTTGGTTTTGAAGCTGCTGCTCCTTTGATTTTGATAAAAGCTCATCACTTGCTAGAAAAGCATGTGCAAACCAAATGGCAGCAGTATTGGAAAGAGCAAATGGCAAACTGGTACGGCATGATGCTGCACGAAGGGCAATACCTCGACCCGGTAATGAGGAACATAGAATCTTTTTTGGAAGAAACCCAAGGGAATGTAACGGGTACGGTGAATGTAGAGTTGAAACCTTACCAATTCAATGTGTTGGGTGTGACTTCGGAGTACGACCTAATGTCAGCTAAGTTTGGCAGCTACGGAGAAATGAACAAAGCTTGGTCGGGTGAAGACGTCAAAGGCTTTACCAAAATCATGAGCAACCAGCTTAAGATTTATTTCCAAGTGAATGATGAGGAATAG
- a CDS encoding LD-carboxypeptidase: MSINNRRSFVKKLSALPLLATPTLISFSKSNENAIIKPPKLEKGQTIGIITPASAVPDEEKLRAAGKTLEEKGYKVKFGEHAFGRWGYLSGTDEERAGDLNKMFADNEVDAIMCSRGGWGGARLLELIDYNAIKKNPKVLVGYSDVTSLLNAIFAKTGLIAFHGPMGLSDWNPFTSKNFDKVIVKEKHYSLKGGKKDEEDLVTGRFVINEGKASGTLVGGNLTVLCGMVGSSYLPDFEGSILLLEDVGEAVYRIDRYLVHLKLAGILDKVAGIVFSSCNDCDQGPSDKGFSLKQVLEQHIKPLGVPAFYGTMVGHLNEQYTLPVGAKVEVNAKRSKIKLLEAAVS; the protein is encoded by the coding sequence ATGTCGATCAATAACCGAAGGTCATTCGTAAAGAAATTATCAGCACTTCCACTTCTCGCCACACCTACACTTATTTCATTTTCGAAGAGTAACGAGAATGCCATCATCAAGCCCCCAAAGCTTGAAAAAGGGCAGACGATTGGGATAATCACTCCTGCATCGGCAGTGCCAGATGAGGAAAAGTTGAGAGCAGCGGGGAAAACCTTAGAAGAAAAAGGCTACAAAGTAAAGTTTGGGGAACATGCTTTTGGAAGATGGGGCTACCTTTCTGGTACAGATGAAGAAAGGGCAGGCGATTTAAACAAAATGTTTGCCGACAACGAAGTGGATGCAATTATGTGTTCCAGAGGTGGCTGGGGCGGTGCTAGGCTACTCGAACTTATCGATTATAATGCCATCAAAAAGAATCCTAAAGTTTTGGTGGGCTATAGCGATGTCACTTCTTTGCTAAATGCCATCTTTGCCAAAACAGGCCTGATCGCTTTCCACGGCCCCATGGGCCTTTCCGATTGGAACCCTTTCACCAGCAAAAATTTTGACAAGGTGATTGTGAAGGAAAAGCATTACTCGCTAAAAGGAGGAAAGAAAGACGAGGAAGATTTGGTAACAGGAAGGTTCGTTATAAATGAGGGCAAAGCATCGGGCACATTGGTTGGAGGAAACCTCACAGTGCTTTGCGGAATGGTTGGTTCAAGTTATTTACCTGACTTTGAAGGCAGTATTTTGCTATTGGAAGATGTGGGAGAAGCCGTGTACCGAATTGACCGCTACTTGGTACACCTCAAGCTTGCGGGAATTTTGGATAAAGTAGCAGGTATAGTTTTTAGTAGCTGCAACGATTGCGACCAAGGACCTAGTGACAAAGGGTTTTCACTTAAACAAGTACTTGAACAACACATCAAGCCACTAGGTGTTCCAGCGTTTTATGGAACTATGGTTGGTCACCTCAATGAACAATACACCTTGCCCGTAGGTGCAAAAGTGGAGGTAAATGCTAAAAGATCAAAGATCAAGCTTTTAGAAGCTGCAGTTTCATAA
- the argB gene encoding acetylglutamate kinase, translating into MAKEDLTVVKIGGNVIDNEKMLEKFLADFSKIKGKKVLVHGGGKLASQMSKRLGIEPKMHNGRRITDKATLEVVTMVYAGWVNKRVAAKLQALEENALGLSGADINAILSAKRPANPIDFGFVGDVEKVNAEGLGKLLDSDFLPVLCAITHDGNGTLLNTNADTIASETAIGLSELYETTLVYCFEKNGVLKDPEDDDSWISTIDTKIYKELLADGTISAGMMPKMENCYHALGKGVKEVKIMHANNLLSISEGSFVGTRIGL; encoded by the coding sequence ATGGCAAAAGAAGATTTGACCGTAGTGAAAATAGGAGGGAACGTGATAGACAACGAGAAAATGTTGGAGAAGTTCCTAGCTGATTTTTCAAAGATAAAAGGCAAAAAAGTATTGGTTCATGGCGGAGGTAAATTAGCTTCTCAAATGTCTAAAAGGCTAGGCATTGAACCAAAAATGCACAATGGCAGGCGCATTACCGATAAAGCGACATTGGAGGTGGTGACCATGGTGTATGCAGGTTGGGTGAACAAGCGAGTTGCCGCCAAGCTTCAAGCACTTGAGGAAAATGCCCTTGGTTTGAGCGGAGCTGATATCAACGCTATCCTTTCTGCTAAAAGACCAGCTAACCCGATTGATTTCGGTTTTGTAGGCGATGTGGAAAAAGTAAATGCAGAAGGGTTGGGCAAGTTGCTTGATTCAGATTTTTTACCTGTGCTGTGCGCCATCACCCACGATGGAAATGGCACATTACTCAATACCAACGCAGATACAATTGCTTCTGAAACGGCTATAGGTTTAAGCGAGCTTTATGAAACAACGCTAGTGTATTGCTTTGAGAAAAATGGTGTCCTCAAAGATCCTGAAGATGATGATTCTTGGATTTCTACCATCGATACCAAAATATACAAAGAGCTTTTAGCAGACGGGACTATCTCGGCGGGCATGATGCCCAAGATGGAAAACTGCTACCATGCTTTGGGAAAAGGCGTGAAAGAAGTTAAGATCATGCATGCTAATAACTTATTGAGTATCAGCGAGGGTAGCTTTGTGGGTACGAGGATTGGTTTATAG
- a CDS encoding C40 family peptidase, with amino-acid sequence MKTRTTLATLICLFLLWGCSEEIPKSELIKPIIKNIQENYAPDKRVALFNVDIVVNGENIIFVGETDNPEAKKALLDKARGSGFFVQDDIELLPNQSVKDEECGVVSVSVANLRSDPKHSAELATQATLGTPLKVLKKNGSWYLVQTPDKYISWVDQGGIATMSRAKYKQWLGLRKVVYTRPLGFVYESNDKTSPTVSDLVGGDILTYLEDDGKFFKVLFPDKRIGYVSMEEAQSLNTWLENIAISEESLVATSKLFMGVPYLWGGTSFKGVDCSGFTKSIYFMNGMVIPRDASQQVFEGKEIETTHDFNDLRPGDLLFFGRQATESTKEKVVHVGMWIGNDEFIHSSGQVRVSSMNPKASNYDAYEKGRFLRAKRILSHQNENLLSLKSTNIFQQTSAKK; translated from the coding sequence ATGAAAACAAGAACTACTTTAGCTACACTCATTTGTCTGTTCCTTCTATGGGGCTGTTCAGAGGAAATCCCTAAATCAGAATTAATAAAACCCATTATTAAAAACATACAGGAAAACTATGCCCCAGACAAGCGCGTCGCCTTGTTCAATGTGGATATAGTTGTAAATGGGGAGAATATCATTTTCGTTGGAGAAACAGATAATCCTGAAGCCAAAAAAGCGCTTTTGGACAAGGCCAGGGGCTCAGGTTTCTTTGTGCAAGACGATATTGAATTGCTTCCAAACCAATCGGTAAAGGATGAAGAATGCGGTGTAGTAAGCGTATCTGTTGCAAATCTTCGCTCTGATCCTAAGCACTCGGCAGAACTTGCCACCCAAGCTACCTTGGGCACTCCACTTAAAGTGCTTAAGAAAAATGGTAGTTGGTATTTGGTTCAAACACCTGACAAATACATCTCTTGGGTTGACCAAGGCGGTATTGCAACCATGAGCAGAGCCAAATACAAACAATGGTTAGGTCTAAGAAAAGTAGTTTATACTCGACCTTTAGGCTTTGTATATGAAAGCAATGACAAAACAAGCCCAACAGTTTCAGATTTAGTTGGAGGAGATATCCTTACTTATTTGGAAGATGACGGCAAATTTTTTAAAGTGTTGTTTCCCGATAAAAGGATTGGATATGTTAGCATGGAAGAAGCGCAAAGCCTTAACACATGGTTGGAAAACATCGCAATTTCTGAAGAAAGCCTCGTCGCAACTTCTAAGCTTTTTATGGGTGTCCCTTACCTCTGGGGTGGAACTTCTTTCAAAGGCGTCGATTGTAGCGGTTTTACCAAATCAATTTACTTCATGAATGGTATGGTGATTCCTCGCGATGCTTCCCAGCAAGTATTTGAAGGAAAAGAAATTGAAACTACCCATGACTTCAATGACCTCAGGCCAGGTGACTTGCTGTTTTTTGGAAGACAGGCGACCGAAAGTACCAAAGAAAAAGTGGTCCACGTAGGAATGTGGATTGGCAATGATGAGTTTATCCATTCATCGGGGCAGGTGAGGGTAAGCAGCATGAACCCAAAGGCAAGCAACTACGATGCTTATGAAAAAGGAAGGTTTTTGAGGGCGAAAAGAATTCTTTCACATCAAAACGAAAACTTGCTAAGCCTTAAAAGCACAAATATTTTCCAGCAGACTTCAGCCAAAAAATAA
- a CDS encoding N-acetylornithine carbamoyltransferase has protein sequence MKNFTGLSDVDDLYGLVKEGIALKKDPFGYKKLGEGLTMGIIFLNPSLRTRLSTQKAAQNLGMSPIVMNFGSEGWQLEFEDGVVMDGNKAEHVKDAARVMGAYFDVMGIRSFPGLKDREADYAETIIEQFKQHCGIPLISLESATRHPLQSLADLMTIEEHKKVAKPKVVLTWAPHPKVLPQAVPNSFAEWMNAADVDFVITHPEGYELAEEFAGNAKVTHNQAEAFEEADFIYAKNWSSYKEYGKVLCEDKSWIVDGAKMALTNEAGFMHCLPVRRNVIVSDEVIDSPNSLIIQEAANREYAAQVVLKRILEANF, from the coding sequence ATGAAAAATTTTACAGGATTAAGCGACGTAGATGATTTGTATGGGTTGGTAAAAGAAGGGATTGCTTTGAAAAAAGATCCTTTTGGATATAAAAAATTGGGCGAAGGTCTTACGATGGGAATCATCTTTTTGAACCCAAGTTTGAGAACAAGGTTGAGTACACAAAAAGCTGCTCAAAACCTTGGGATGTCGCCTATAGTGATGAATTTTGGTAGCGAGGGTTGGCAATTGGAGTTTGAAGATGGAGTGGTGATGGATGGAAATAAAGCCGAGCATGTGAAGGATGCAGCGAGAGTAATGGGAGCTTATTTCGATGTGATGGGAATCCGTTCTTTCCCAGGCTTGAAAGACAGGGAAGCAGACTATGCCGAGACCATTATTGAACAATTCAAACAGCATTGTGGTATTCCATTGATCAGCTTGGAGTCGGCAACTCGCCACCCCTTGCAGTCGCTAGCCGACTTGATGACAATTGAGGAACACAAGAAAGTAGCCAAACCAAAAGTAGTGTTGACATGGGCGCCGCACCCAAAGGTATTACCCCAAGCTGTTCCCAATTCTTTTGCGGAGTGGATGAACGCTGCTGATGTCGATTTTGTAATTACTCATCCTGAAGGCTATGAATTGGCAGAGGAATTTGCAGGAAATGCGAAAGTGACTCATAACCAAGCCGAGGCTTTTGAAGAAGCTGATTTTATCTATGCCAAAAACTGGTCGTCTTACAAAGAGTATGGCAAGGTTTTATGTGAAGATAAATCGTGGATAGTGGATGGAGCAAAAATGGCTTTGACCAACGAAGCAGGTTTCATGCATTGCCTTCCAGTGAGACGGAATGTGATCGTGAGCGATGAAGTGATAGATAGTCCAAATTCGTTGATTATTCAGGAAGCGGCAAATAGAGAGTATGCTGCGCAGGTGGTGCTCAAAAGAATTTTAGAAGCGAATTTTTAA
- the argC gene encoding N-acetyl-gamma-glutamyl-phosphate reductase — translation MSIKVGIIGGAGYTGGELLRLLIHHPEVEISYVHSNSNGGASVYSVHKDLIGETELAFASELHFDLDAIFLCMGHGASKIFLEENKVPASVKIIDLSQDFRITDPSHDFVYGLPEMQKEAVKAAQNIANPGCFATCIQLAILPLASKQALSNPVHINAITGSTGAGQKPTATSHFSWRNNNISVYKAFNHQHLKEIKQSLKSLQADSSDELNFIPVRGNFTRGIYATCYTETELSEEELVSLYKDYYKDSPFVHVTDSNPDLKQVVNTNKGIVFVEKHGDKALIVSMIDNLLKGASGQALQNMNLMFGLDERMGLNLKPAAF, via the coding sequence ATGTCAATAAAAGTAGGAATAATAGGAGGGGCTGGCTATACAGGCGGGGAATTGTTGCGGTTGCTCATTCATCATCCAGAAGTAGAAATTAGTTATGTACATAGCAACAGCAATGGTGGGGCATCTGTATATTCAGTGCATAAGGACCTGATAGGGGAAACTGAGCTTGCCTTTGCAAGTGAGCTGCATTTTGACTTAGATGCTATTTTCTTGTGCATGGGACATGGGGCTTCAAAAATATTTTTGGAGGAAAATAAAGTGCCTGCTTCGGTCAAGATTATTGACCTAAGCCAAGATTTCAGGATTACTGACCCAAGCCATGATTTTGTTTATGGTTTGCCAGAAATGCAAAAAGAGGCGGTGAAAGCTGCTCAAAATATAGCTAACCCAGGCTGTTTTGCCACGTGTATTCAGTTGGCAATTTTGCCATTGGCAAGTAAACAAGCACTTTCCAACCCGGTTCACATAAATGCGATTACGGGCTCGACGGGTGCTGGGCAGAAGCCAACAGCGACTTCCCACTTCAGTTGGAGAAACAACAACATTTCGGTGTATAAAGCTTTCAATCATCAGCATTTGAAAGAAATAAAGCAGAGCCTCAAAAGCTTGCAAGCTGATAGTAGCGATGAGTTAAATTTCATTCCTGTAAGGGGCAACTTTACCCGCGGAATTTATGCGACTTGCTATACAGAAACCGAGCTAAGTGAAGAAGAATTGGTCAGTCTTTACAAAGATTATTACAAAGATTCTCCCTTTGTTCATGTAACAGATTCAAACCCAGACTTAAAGCAGGTGGTGAACACCAACAAAGGAATTGTGTTTGTAGAAAAACATGGCGATAAAGCATTGATTGTAAGCATGATCGATAACTTATTGAAAGGAGCTTCGGGGCAGGCATTGCAAAACATGAACCTCATGTTTGGACTAGACGAGAGGATGGGGCTTAACCTGAAACCTGCCGCATTTTAA
- a CDS encoding GNAT family N-acetyltransferase: protein MNYQIHIAAEQHLDYAEKIVNAMAEAAQARGTGIAKRSPEYIQMKISEGKAVIALYGENLAGFCYIETWGHGKYVANSGLIVLPEFRNSGLAKQIKRKAFELSRKKFPDSKIFGITTSLAVMKINSELGYKPVTFSELTEDEAFWKGCQSCKNFDILTRTERTHCLCTGMVYDPKVEEKTNAAKQGKPNLRERWQRFSEFLKKPKMLMIQYFPKKQRA from the coding sequence ATGAACTATCAAATTCATATAGCTGCTGAGCAGCATCTTGATTATGCCGAAAAAATAGTAAATGCCATGGCCGAAGCGGCTCAGGCAAGGGGCACGGGCATAGCCAAAAGATCTCCTGAATACATTCAAATGAAAATTAGTGAAGGCAAAGCTGTTATCGCTCTATATGGAGAAAATTTAGCAGGGTTTTGCTATATAGAGACGTGGGGGCATGGTAAATATGTAGCCAACTCTGGGCTCATTGTACTGCCTGAATTCAGGAACAGCGGCTTAGCAAAACAAATTAAAAGGAAAGCATTTGAGCTTTCTAGGAAAAAATTCCCCGATTCAAAAATCTTCGGCATAACTACCAGTTTGGCGGTGATGAAAATCAACTCCGAGTTGGGCTACAAACCTGTGACTTTCTCGGAGCTTACGGAAGATGAAGCTTTCTGGAAAGGCTGCCAAAGCTGTAAGAATTTCGATATCCTTACAAGGACTGAGCGTACCCATTGCTTGTGTACAGGTATGGTCTATGACCCGAAGGTTGAGGAAAAAACTAATGCTGCAAAACAAGGGAAACCGAATTTGAGGGAGCGTTGGCAACGATTTTCTGAATTTTTGAAAAAGCCTAAAATGCTAATGATTCAGTATTTTCCAAAAAAGCAAAGGGCTTAA
- a CDS encoding methylglyoxal synthase produces the protein MKIEKLSKIAIIAHDGKKAEMVAFLKDYVNDLDGVDIVATGTTGKFVAQAGLKVDAKLSGPLGGDAQIAAMVVEEQIQAVFFFRDPLGKHPHEPDVQMLMRLCDLHNVPLATNPVTGRFLIKGMIDSFNEKEGK, from the coding sequence ATGAAAATAGAAAAATTAAGTAAAATCGCCATCATTGCACACGATGGTAAAAAAGCGGAAATGGTCGCTTTCTTAAAAGATTATGTGAACGATTTGGACGGGGTAGATATAGTAGCGACAGGGACTACGGGTAAATTCGTTGCCCAAGCAGGTCTCAAAGTTGACGCTAAACTTTCAGGTCCCCTTGGTGGTGACGCACAAATTGCGGCTATGGTAGTAGAAGAGCAAATACAAGCTGTGTTCTTTTTTAGAGACCCACTTGGCAAGCATCCTCACGAACCTGATGTTCAGATGCTTATGCGACTTTGTGACTTACACAATGTACCTCTTGCTACCAATCCAGTAACCGGTCGTTTTCTGATTAAGGGAATGATCGATTCTTTTAACGAAAAGGAGGGCAAATAA
- the infC gene encoding translation initiation factor IF-3: MVIRKPFRRPSNEPRHRINHQIRAPKVRLVGEDIQSDIYPIDEARKIAKDMGLDLVEISPNASPPVCKIIDYSKFKYEQKKRQKEMKAKAHKTVIKEIRFGPNTDQHDLDFKTKHAINFLKEGNKVKAYVQFYGRTIVYKDRGRDLLERFAENLTEYGKVEQHIKQEGRRMILMMTPLKDK, from the coding sequence ATAGTTATCAGAAAGCCATTTAGAAGACCGTCAAACGAACCGCGCCACAGAATAAACCATCAAATAAGAGCGCCAAAGGTAAGACTGGTAGGAGAAGATATTCAAAGTGATATTTACCCTATTGATGAGGCTCGCAAAATTGCGAAAGATATGGGGTTGGATTTAGTTGAAATCTCTCCTAATGCATCACCTCCCGTTTGCAAAATAATCGATTACTCTAAGTTTAAATATGAGCAGAAGAAGAGACAGAAGGAGATGAAAGCGAAAGCTCACAAAACGGTAATTAAAGAAATCCGTTTTGGTCCTAATACAGATCAGCACGACCTCGATTTCAAAACGAAGCATGCAATCAACTTTTTGAAAGAAGGAAATAAAGTAAAAGCGTATGTTCAGTTTTACGGACGTACTATTGTATATAAAGACAGAGGACGTGACTTGTTGGAGAGGTTTGCCGAAAACTTGACCGAATATGGAAAGGTGGAGCAACACATTAAACAAGAAGGACGTAGGATGATCTTGATGATGACTCCTTTAAAAGACAAATAA
- a CDS encoding aminotransferase class III-fold pyridoxal phosphate-dependent enzyme: protein MKLFDVYPLFDIEPVRGEGVYVWDKNGTKYLDLYGGHAVISIGHSHPHFVARINRQLNQLAFYSNSIINPLQSELAALLGEISGLNDYQLFLCNSGAEANENALKLASFVTGRKKIISFRNGFHGRTSLAVAVTDNPKIQAPVNKTDDAIILPLNDIEVLEKAFAKNEISSVILEGIQGIGGINMPDQEFVDTIVALCKKHGALFIADAVQCGYGRSGKFFSHDYFGVKADIYTMAKGMGNGFPVAGIAIAPHIEPKYGMLGTTYGGNHLACAAAIAVLEVMKGESLIENAAEKEAVFRNALEGVEGLKEVRGRGLMLGLEFEFPIKELRLNLLNQQNIFTGSATDPNVMRLLPPLTIGLKEIETFKQALNQTLTNMA, encoded by the coding sequence ATGAAATTATTTGACGTATATCCCTTATTTGACATCGAACCTGTGCGTGGGGAAGGAGTATATGTTTGGGATAAAAATGGGACAAAATACCTTGATCTCTATGGAGGTCATGCGGTTATTTCTATCGGTCATAGCCATCCTCATTTCGTAGCGAGAATCAACCGCCAACTCAACCAGCTTGCGTTTTATTCTAACTCAATTATAAACCCGCTCCAATCGGAGCTTGCCGCTTTGCTTGGCGAAATATCTGGCTTAAACGATTACCAGTTATTTTTGTGTAATTCTGGTGCGGAAGCGAATGAAAATGCCCTCAAGCTGGCTTCGTTCGTAACTGGAAGAAAGAAAATTATTTCTTTCAGAAATGGTTTCCATGGAAGGACGAGTTTGGCTGTTGCCGTAACGGACAATCCAAAGATACAAGCTCCTGTTAACAAAACAGATGATGCTATCATTCTTCCTCTCAACGACATTGAAGTTCTGGAAAAAGCTTTTGCCAAAAACGAGATTTCTTCTGTGATTTTAGAAGGGATTCAGGGAATTGGTGGAATTAACATGCCTGATCAAGAGTTTGTGGACACTATTGTTGCCTTGTGCAAAAAACATGGGGCATTGTTTATTGCCGACGCCGTTCAGTGTGGTTATGGGCGCTCGGGCAAGTTTTTCTCCCACGATTATTTTGGCGTAAAAGCCGATATCTATACCATGGCCAAAGGTATGGGAAATGGATTTCCTGTAGCGGGAATTGCCATTGCCCCGCATATTGAACCAAAATACGGAATGCTCGGAACTACATACGGAGGAAACCATTTGGCATGCGCTGCTGCCATTGCCGTCTTGGAAGTGATGAAAGGAGAAAGCTTAATTGAAAATGCTGCTGAAAAAGAAGCTGTGTTCCGAAATGCACTTGAAGGGGTAGAAGGGCTGAAAGAAGTAAGGGGAAGGGGCTTGATGCTAGGTTTGGAATTTGAATTCCCGATCAAAGAACTTCGCCTGAACCTATTGAACCAACAAAATATTTTTACTGGATCTGCTACGGATCCCAATGTGATGAGGCTTCTCCCTCCATTGACTATCGGGCTGAAAGAAATTGAGACGTTCAAGCAGGCATTGAACCAGACACTAACGAACATGGCATAA
- a CDS encoding DUF6686 family protein, which translates to MCSIEGNLILTETSKTCLSWCRSCNTFFLTYKNCCSLFVKNELWQFRDVLEELQEADYRFYLMGKWHTIVKNPQVRVGFCITPEDTVLLKKTIEESLTLYEAYQVLYNTTN; encoded by the coding sequence ATGTGTTCGATAGAAGGAAACCTAATTTTAACTGAAACCTCAAAAACTTGTCTGTCATGGTGCCGATCATGCAATACGTTTTTTCTGACCTATAAAAACTGCTGTTCATTGTTTGTAAAGAATGAACTTTGGCAATTCAGAGATGTACTGGAGGAATTGCAAGAAGCAGATTACCGCTTCTACCTAATGGGAAAATGGCACACAATTGTTAAAAATCCACAAGTTAGGGTTGGCTTTTGCATCACTCCAGAAGACACAGTACTTCTAAAGAAAACAATTGAAGAATCATTGACCTTATACGAAGCTTATCAAGTTCTTTACAATACAACAAATTAA